Sequence from the Gemmatimonadota bacterium genome:
CTACCGACCCCCCTGTTCCCGATTCGAGGCACGCCCCTGCGATGATGCGTTCCGGCCTGCTCTGGCTTTCCGAGCGGAAGTCCATCTTCAACTTCGTCCGCAGCAATGGGCTGGCGAAGAAGTTTGCCTCGCGATTCGTCGCGGGCGAGACCCTCGCCACCGGTGAGGCCGCGGCCAAGGAGCTCCAGGCCAAGGGGATCACCTCCTCCCTCGACCTCCTCGGCGAAAGCGTCCATGCCGAGGCCGAGGCCAACGCCGCGCGCGACGCCTACATCGCCATTCTCCGCGGAATGAAGGCGGCCGGCCTCGAGGTCAACGCCTCGCTCAAGCCGACGCAAATGGGGCTCGACATCGACGAGGGCCTCGCGGTGCGCAACATCACCGCCATCCTCGAGGTCGCCAAGGAGACCGGCGCCTTCGTCCGGATGGACATGGAAGGCTCGGCCTACACCCAGCGCACCATCGACTTCTACGAGAAGCAGGTCCCCGAGGCGCTTCGCAGCCACACTGGCCTGGTGATCCAGGCGGCGCTGCGTCGTTCCACCGAGGACATCGAGCACCTGATTCGCATCGGCGCGCGCGTCCGCCTCTGCAAGGGCGCCTACATGGAGCCGGCCGAGGTCGCCTATCCCGTCAAGGCCGACGTCGACGCGCACTATGTGCGGCTGATGCACCGTCTGCTGACGGACGGCAACTACCCCGGGATTGCCACGCATGACGAGGCGATGCTGACCGAGGCGAAGCGCTTCGTGGCGGAGAAGGGCATTGCCCGCGACCGCTTCGAATTTCAGATGCTCTACGGCGTGCGGCGCGACCTCCAGGAACAGCTGGTGGCCGATGGCTACCGCATCCGCGTCTACATCCCGTTCGGCACGCAGTGGTACCCGTACCTGATGCGACGCCTTGCCGAGCGCCCCGCCAACATCGCGTTCATTCTGGGCAACGTCGTCAAGGAGGGGTTGAGGCGCTCGTGACCGAGTTCACCCTCGGGGGCTACATGGCCGCGCACGATCGCGCGGCGGCGTTCGCCGGCAGCGACGAACGCGCCTATTCGGTGGCCCTCTGGGTGGACGACGACCCCGATGCACGCGGCCGCTTTGGTGGCGCCCTGCTCTTCGTCCGCTGGGCACCCGGTGGCGACGCCCCCGACGGCCACCTCGAGTCCGACTACCTCGTCTGGGGCGAAACCCCCGACGATGCCCGCACCAGGCTCGGTGCCCTCTCCCTGTATGATGTGAAGGCCACCCTCGACGAACTCATCGCCGCCGGCCGACCGGAGGAATTTTGAGCGCGCCAGTCGGCACCGTCCTCGCCCGGGAAGGTGGCAGCTATCGGCTCCTCCTCGATGGTCGCGAATATGTCGCCATCCTCCGCGGCAAGGCGAAGCGTGCGGAGGACCGCGCGATCGCCGGTGACACCGTCACCATCGATCCGACCACCCTCAATGAAGAGACCCTCGCGATCACCGGGGTCGAGCCGCGGCGCTCGTTGCTCGCGCGCCGAGTGCCGGACGGACGCGGGACGCGACCGGTGGCGGCGAACGTCGATCAGGTGGTCGTGGTCATCGCTGCAGCCGACCCCGATCCGATTCCGCAGTTGATGGATCGACTGCTGGTCGTGGCCGAGGCCAATGAGATCCCCTGCTGGGTCGTCGTCAACAAGACCGACCTCGGATCGGCCGCCCCGATCGAGGCCCACCTTCGGGCGTCGGGGTATCGCGTGTTGCCCACGGCGGCGCGAGCGGGGGAAGGGGTCGAGGAACTGCGCGCGGCGCTCTTCGGACGGACGTCGGTCCTCACCGGGCCGAGCGGCGCGGGGAAGTCGTCGTTGCTGAATGCGCTGGAGCCCGGGCTCGGCCTGCGCGTCGGTGCCGTCTC
This genomic interval carries:
- a CDS encoding proline dehydrogenase family protein — protein: MMRSGLLWLSERKSIFNFVRSNGLAKKFASRFVAGETLATGEAAAKELQAKGITSSLDLLGESVHAEAEANAARDAYIAILRGMKAAGLEVNASLKPTQMGLDIDEGLAVRNITAILEVAKETGAFVRMDMEGSAYTQRTIDFYEKQVPEALRSHTGLVIQAALRRSTEDIEHLIRIGARVRLCKGAYMEPAEVAYPVKADVDAHYVRLMHRLLTDGNYPGIATHDEAMLTEAKRFVAEKGIARDRFEFQMLYGVRRDLQEQLVADGYRIRVYIPFGTQWYPYLMRRLAERPANIAFILGNVVKEGLRRS
- the rsgA gene encoding ribosome small subunit-dependent GTPase A, with translation MSAPVGTVLAREGGSYRLLLDGREYVAILRGKAKRAEDRAIAGDTVTIDPTTLNEETLAITGVEPRRSLLARRVPDGRGTRPVAANVDQVVVVIAAADPDPIPQLMDRLLVVAEANEIPCWVVVNKTDLGSAAPIEAHLRASGYRVLPTAARAGEGVEELRAALFGRTSVLTGPSGAGKSSLLNALEPGLGLRVGAVSAKVGRGTHTTVTATMIPMAGGGFVVDTPGFSEVGVWDLARGELDSCFPEFREYVGSCKYGDCLHRIEPGCAIRAAVARGDIPAARHDSYLAILAELEALPESWE